One Rickettsia prowazekii str. Breinl genomic region harbors:
- a CDS encoding lipid A biosynthesis lauroyl acyltransferase, which yields MKKFLKKLRYLIEYFIVIIFLKVIGIFGIDKASDICSFIARKVGILFAVNKIAKRNIKSVFGDMYDVEKIIDQTWDNFGRFIGEFIYVDKMDESELESRIEIIGKENIKKLEDQPFLLFSGHFANWDISLKVLKKYYPKVAVIYRKANNPYVNKLVNESRAGDKLRLIPKGSEGIRSLVRAIKEGESIVMLVDQKMNDGIEVPFLGRPSMTASSIAKIALQYKYPIIPCQIIRTKGSYFKVIVHPQLKFEQTGDNKVDCYNIMFNINQILGEWVKQNPAQWFWFHNRWKK from the coding sequence ATGAAAAAATTTTTAAAAAAGCTAAGATACTTAATTGAGTATTTTATCGTTATTATATTCCTGAAAGTAATCGGAATATTTGGTATAGATAAAGCGTCAGATATTTGTAGTTTTATAGCAAGAAAAGTCGGTATATTATTTGCTGTTAATAAAATTGCTAAACGTAATATTAAATCAGTATTCGGTGATATGTATGATGTTGAAAAAATCATAGATCAAACTTGGGATAATTTCGGTAGGTTTATCGGTGAATTTATATATGTTGATAAAATGGATGAATCTGAGTTAGAGAGTAGAATAGAAATAATAGGTAAAGAAAATATTAAAAAACTTGAAGATCAACCTTTTTTACTATTTAGCGGTCACTTTGCTAATTGGGATATTAGTCTTAAGGTTCTTAAGAAATATTATCCGAAAGTGGCTGTAATTTATCGGAAAGCAAATAACCCATATGTTAATAAGTTAGTTAATGAAAGTCGTGCAGGTGATAAATTGAGACTTATACCAAAAGGCTCTGAAGGTATTAGATCTTTAGTTAGGGCTATTAAAGAGGGTGAATCTATTGTTATGCTTGTTGATCAAAAAATGAATGATGGAATTGAAGTGCCATTTTTAGGGCGTCCATCTATGACTGCAAGCTCTATTGCGAAAATTGCTTTACAGTACAAATATCCGATTATACCTTGCCAAATTATTAGGACTAAAGGCAGTTATTTTAAAGTAATAGTTCATCCGCAATTAAAGTTTGAGCAAACCGGTGATAATAAAGTCGATTGCTATAATATTATGTTTAATATTAATCAAATTCTAGGGGAATGGGTAAAACAAAATCCTGCTCAATGGTTCTGGTTCCACAATAGATGGAAGAAATAA
- the mlaD gene encoding outer membrane lipid asymmetry maintenance protein MlaD, translated as MQQNIVETIIGFLVLIIGLLFLIFAYKTGTSIITSRGYQVIANFQNAEGIAVGSDVMISGIKVGSVTQITLDPDRFYASVYLNINDDVKIPKDSKAQVVTSGLLGGKYIAIIPGNGDENLSANEEIRYTQSAINIESLINKIVYSFGNK; from the coding sequence ATGCAACAGAACATCGTTGAAACAATTATCGGCTTTTTAGTCTTAATTATTGGTTTACTATTTTTGATTTTTGCCTACAAAACAGGTACTTCAATAATTACCTCAAGAGGTTATCAGGTAATTGCTAATTTTCAGAATGCAGAGGGGATAGCAGTAGGAAGTGACGTAATGATCTCAGGTATCAAAGTCGGTAGTGTCACGCAAATTACTCTAGATCCAGATAGATTTTATGCGAGTGTATATCTAAATATTAATGATGATGTTAAAATACCTAAGGATTCTAAAGCCCAAGTAGTCACTAGTGGATTACTTGGAGGTAAATATATTGCAATTATCCCTGGTAATGGTGATGAAAATTTATCAGCTAATGAAGAAATAAGATATACACAATCAGCAATTAATATTGAATCCTTAATTAATAAAATCGTTTATTCATTTGGTAATAAATAG
- a CDS encoding ankyrin repeat domain-containing protein, translating into MPNISDNIRISAFKYVEQNKISELYELIAEYPELINERSKKDNSSLFIRACEHLRKDIITLLLDHGADPMATNDNGNNGIMYLFYRHNTGMDIRKHDFKALEILELLQRKNIPINAWIHQDRDKDTPLMEAIRAQLLECSKFIINLLKCHNHDLLQGQLSHQSNTGQDVFQLITSARFLDKMLNESNMIPTLIDIARFHIDDAIKINSPTAQEKDKLLSLIRESLSKLDIKEVGSLANMVFQEKLYNKSCGSDSTHHRKNLKYEYASGNFGTNIFNSIDVELIELLYVASGINLVNYKTFINSLVSLQDEHLDSIGMCGAVILESNKQKILQVINGSNTLSTIVQNISELNVNDEDIIATKDLALKRFCFLAANNHQLEINAKSEAGILLAFANIGENIRDYSINVHDHLKQLLMAECKTYEKLKKVLNVHGDQIAKIISHGNKLVSDLLVWDKIFGDDVDIVTHELQKLLNPNLGDVLPRNVFLGLIQNKKEIEITAEANKFIQDNLKFFDNSHKMQIPEYERIDQNQFKASTSHYQNNPECLIPNLTLLKMAHCTPVLNELRAFLNNHYIKAKSTVDRCLNVIISGKQYIKDLNISGLDSSADIQAFYNKIPILTDKITRVLSDSTIENVRNINLLCKQVGDFLNIVPITALFEEYSNNYQLLEQKNVNILNTLGELNSAIDFC; encoded by the coding sequence ATGCCTAATATATCAGACAATATAAGAATCAGTGCTTTTAAATATGTAGAACAAAATAAAATATCAGAATTATATGAATTAATAGCTGAATATCCTGAATTAATTAATGAGCGATCAAAAAAGGATAATAGCAGCTTATTTATCAGGGCTTGTGAACATCTAAGAAAGGATATCATAACCTTATTGTTAGATCACGGAGCTGATCCTATGGCTACAAATGACAATGGAAATAATGGTATTATGTATCTTTTCTATAGACATAACACGGGCATGGATATCAGGAAACATGATTTTAAAGCATTAGAGATATTGGAGTTACTGCAAAGGAAAAATATTCCTATTAATGCTTGGATTCATCAAGATAGAGATAAGGACACACCGTTAATGGAAGCAATTAGGGCACAATTATTAGAATGTAGTAAATTCATTATAAATTTATTAAAATGTCACAATCACGATTTATTGCAAGGACAATTATCACATCAGAGTAATACAGGACAAGATGTTTTTCAGCTGATAACTTCAGCACGATTTCTCGATAAAATGTTAAATGAATCAAATATGATACCTACGCTTATAGATATAGCAAGATTTCATATAGATGATGCAATTAAAATTAATAGCCCAACTGCTCAGGAAAAAGATAAGCTACTATCTCTAATAAGAGAATCTCTATCTAAGTTAGATATTAAGGAAGTAGGAAGTTTAGCTAATATGGTTTTCCAAGAAAAGCTATATAATAAATCTTGTGGCTCTGATAGTACTCATCATAGAAAAAATTTAAAATATGAATATGCTAGTGGAAATTTTGGGACAAATATCTTTAACAGCATTGATGTAGAGCTTATTGAATTATTATATGTAGCAAGTGGTATTAATCTTGTAAACTATAAAACTTTTATTAATTCTTTAGTATCTTTGCAAGACGAACACCTTGATAGTATAGGTATGTGCGGAGCGGTAATATTAGAATCTAACAAACAAAAAATATTACAAGTAATTAATGGTAGTAATACATTATCTACCATAGTACAAAATATATCAGAATTAAATGTTAATGATGAGGATATAATAGCTACTAAAGATCTAGCTTTAAAAAGATTTTGTTTTTTAGCGGCCAATAATCACCAATTAGAAATAAATGCAAAATCTGAAGCTGGAATTTTACTCGCTTTTGCAAATATTGGCGAGAATATTCGTGATTATAGTATTAATGTTCATGATCATTTAAAACAACTCCTAATGGCAGAATGCAAAACTTATGAAAAATTAAAAAAAGTATTAAATGTTCACGGTGATCAAATCGCTAAAATAATTAGTCACGGTAATAAATTAGTATCTGATCTTTTAGTATGGGATAAAATTTTTGGAGATGATGTAGATATTGTTACTCACGAACTTCAAAAATTATTAAATCCAAATCTTGGAGATGTATTACCTAGAAATGTATTTCTAGGTCTAATTCAAAATAAAAAGGAGATCGAGATTACTGCAGAAGCTAATAAATTTATCCAAGATAATCTAAAATTCTTTGATAATTCTCACAAAATGCAGATTCCTGAGTATGAGCGAATAGATCAAAATCAGTTCAAAGCTTCTACTTCGCATTATCAAAATAATCCAGAGTGTCTGATACCTAATTTAACATTGTTAAAAATGGCTCATTGTACACCAGTCCTTAATGAGTTAAGAGCATTTCTAAACAATCATTATATTAAGGCTAAGTCGACAGTAGATAGGTGTTTAAATGTTATTATCAGTGGTAAGCAGTATATTAAGGATTTAAATATCAGTGGATTAGATTCAAGTGCGGATATACAGGCTTTTTATAATAAAATCCCAATATTAACGGATAAGATAACAAGGGTTTTAAGTGATTCTACAATAGAAAATGTTCGAAACATTAATTTACTATGCAAACAAGTTGGTGATTTCCTAAACATTGTTCCTATTACTGCATTATTTGAAGAATATAGTAATAATTATCAATTACTTGAACAAAAAAATGTTAACATTTTAAATACACTTGGTGAATTAAATTCAGCAATAGATTTTTGTTAA
- a CDS encoding ankyrin repeat domain-containing protein, giving the protein MPQLLTPPLSPLIIAVLNGNIEYTSELLQNGVDIDVRDKNGNSALHIAASKGYTKIATMLLLYGATIDAPNFELATPLHYAAANNYKDLTQYLLNMNANKSAVNKYN; this is encoded by the coding sequence ATGCCACAATTATTAACACCACCTTTATCACCTCTTATAATTGCAGTACTTAATGGAAATATAGAATATACTAGTGAGTTATTACAAAATGGGGTAGATATAGATGTACGTGATAAGAACGGCAATTCTGCGTTACATATAGCCGCAAGTAAAGGATATACAAAAATTGCTACAATGCTTCTGTTATATGGAGCAACTATTGATGCACCTAATTTTGAGTTAGCCACACCTCTACATTATGCTGCTGCTAATAATTATAAAGATTTGACTCAATATCTTCTTAATATGAATGCGAATAAGTCAGCTGTTAATAAATATAACTAG
- a CDS encoding gamma-glutamyl-gamma-aminobutyrate hydrolase family protein (Members of this family of hydrolases with an active site Cys residue belong to MEROPS family C26.), with the protein MARLFNSHEVIPILCTTDSSVCTTPQQNQIVLSYNIDIGGITALSIMTELATSHKTKIVIANYLEIVPTIANPNSLFMYMYDDIKQCIYINFSIPETLKIFSEAKNNARKALQNSDGLIIPGNVNMVDARLFGEVISPNDVKLHNLERNIAEMALIHVATQRGIPILGICGGIKFLILILVARSVITVKIIIYM; encoded by the coding sequence TTGGCTAGATTATTCAATTCTCATGAAGTAATACCAATATTATGTACAACTGACAGTAGTGTATGTACCACACCGCAACAAAATCAAATAGTGTTAAGTTATAATATAGATATAGGTGGCATAACAGCTTTATCTATAATGACTGAATTAGCAACATCTCACAAAACAAAGATCGTTATTGCAAATTATCTTGAAATTGTTCCAACTATTGCTAATCCTAATTCTTTATTTATGTATATGTATGATGATATAAAACAATGCATTTATATCAATTTTAGTATACCAGAAACATTAAAGATATTTAGTGAGGCAAAAAACAATGCTCGTAAAGCTTTACAGAATAGCGATGGTTTGATCATACCTGGAAATGTCAATATGGTTGATGCTAGGTTATTTGGGGAAGTTATTAGTCCAAATGACGTGAAATTACATAACTTAGAACGTAATATTGCAGAAATGGCTTTGATTCATGTTGCAACTCAACGTGGTATTCCTATACTTGGTATTTGTGGTGGCATCAAATTCTTAATACTTATTTTGGTGGCAAGATCGGTAATAACAGTAAAGATCATAATCTATATGTAA
- the ligA gene encoding NAD-dependent DNA ligase LigA, translating into MQNIDLISEQEAKKLLKELADKIAMYNHAYYIEDNPLVSDSEYDQLFNINLKLENTFPHLVLSNSPSKKVGANITNKFAKVIHQAPMLSLSNAFDEDDLRDFLERIKNFLRINEFTPIFCEPKIDGVSFSAIYKNGLFITGATRGDGYVGEDITMNIKTIKNFPHKIDNAPEFLEVRGEIYIEKQDFLNLNKEQEAQNRGKFANPRNAAAGSIRQLDVAITAQRPLKYFIYSGGVTEQNLASTQEQLLTKLKALSFSVNEISKLASSEEEIFAFYEYLKTNRHNLPYEIDGVVYKLNNFAMQNRMGFIARSPRFAIAHKFPAIIGQTKLLSITVQVGRTGMLTPVAELDPIEIGGVVVSRATLHNFQDIARKDVRIKDYVFLQRAGDVIPQITGVDISKRSNDTVKFDTPVFCPSCNSKLRYVSEDIIIRCDNGLNCPAQNYERICHFVSKNAMDIEGLGRKQVAFLIDKRLISNPLDIFFLKEKNETNLIRLENMDGWGKKSVANLFKNIEKSQKISLQRFIYALGIRHIGEQNAKLLAREFGSYNNFIAQMELLSKNDSDIYQKLNDLEGIGDKILVDIVEFFYVKENTQLIKRLGSVLNIEDYQETREQNILTGKIVVFTGSLSTISRVEAKEIAEKLGAKVTASVSLNTDLVIAGVNGGSKLKKAKELNIKIIDEVEWLAFIKNA; encoded by the coding sequence ATGCAGAATATTGATTTAATATCTGAACAAGAAGCAAAAAAATTATTAAAAGAACTCGCTGATAAAATAGCGATGTATAACCACGCTTATTATATAGAAGATAATCCGTTAGTCTCAGATTCAGAGTATGATCAGCTATTCAATATCAATCTTAAATTAGAGAATACATTTCCTCATTTAGTTTTAAGCAATAGTCCTAGCAAGAAAGTAGGTGCTAATATAACAAATAAATTTGCTAAAGTTATACATCAAGCACCTATGCTATCTCTTAGTAATGCTTTTGATGAAGATGATCTAAGAGATTTTTTAGAACGTATTAAAAATTTTTTACGTATTAATGAGTTTACTCCTATATTTTGTGAACCTAAAATAGATGGAGTGTCTTTTTCTGCTATTTATAAGAATGGGTTATTTATAACTGGAGCAACAAGAGGTGATGGATATGTTGGTGAAGATATAACGATGAATATTAAAACAATTAAAAACTTTCCGCATAAAATAGATAATGCTCCTGAGTTTTTAGAAGTACGCGGAGAAATTTATATTGAGAAACAAGATTTTTTAAATCTCAATAAAGAACAGGAAGCGCAGAACAGAGGTAAATTTGCTAATCCTCGTAATGCTGCAGCAGGCTCTATTCGTCAGCTTGATGTTGCTATTACAGCTCAAAGACCGCTCAAATATTTTATATATTCAGGAGGGGTAACTGAGCAGAATCTAGCGTCTACACAAGAGCAATTACTTACAAAATTAAAAGCATTAAGCTTTAGCGTTAACGAAATATCTAAGCTTGCAAGTTCTGAAGAAGAAATTTTTGCTTTTTATGAATATCTCAAAACAAATAGGCATAATTTACCTTATGAAATTGATGGTGTAGTATATAAGCTCAATAATTTTGCAATGCAAAATAGAATGGGATTTATTGCACGCTCTCCACGCTTTGCTATTGCTCATAAATTTCCTGCTATAATAGGACAAACAAAGTTACTATCTATTACGGTGCAAGTTGGTAGAACAGGTATGTTAACGCCTGTAGCAGAGCTTGATCCTATAGAAATAGGTGGGGTAGTTGTTAGTAGAGCAACACTACATAATTTCCAAGATATTGCACGAAAAGATGTGCGGATTAAGGATTATGTATTTTTGCAACGTGCTGGTGATGTTATTCCTCAAATCACAGGTGTTGATATAAGCAAACGTTCCAATGATACGGTAAAGTTTGATACTCCTGTATTTTGTCCATCATGTAATTCTAAATTGCGTTATGTGTCTGAAGATATTATTATACGCTGTGATAACGGTCTTAACTGTCCTGCTCAGAATTATGAGCGTATCTGTCATTTTGTATCAAAGAATGCCATGGATATTGAAGGACTTGGACGTAAACAAGTCGCATTTTTAATAGATAAGAGATTAATTAGTAACCCACTTGATATTTTCTTTTTAAAAGAGAAAAATGAAACCAACTTAATTAGATTAGAGAATATGGATGGTTGGGGTAAGAAATCAGTAGCAAATCTTTTTAAAAATATAGAAAAATCACAAAAAATTAGTTTGCAACGGTTTATATATGCTCTAGGTATTAGGCATATCGGTGAGCAAAACGCAAAATTACTTGCTCGAGAATTTGGGAGCTATAATAATTTTATAGCTCAAATGGAATTGCTTAGCAAAAACGATTCTGATATTTATCAAAAGCTAAATGATTTAGAAGGGATCGGTGATAAGATTCTAGTAGATATTGTTGAATTTTTTTACGTTAAAGAAAATACACAGCTTATCAAAAGACTTGGTTCAGTATTAAATATCGAAGATTATCAAGAGACTAGAGAACAAAACATTTTAACGGGTAAGATAGTAGTATTTACCGGTAGTTTATCAACGATATCTAGAGTCGAAGCTAAAGAAATAGCTGAAAAGCTTGGTGCTAAAGTTACAGCTAGCGTATCATTAAATACTGATTTAGTAATAGCAGGTGTGAATGGAGGAAGTAAGCTTAAAAAAGCTAAGGAGCTTAATATTAAAATTATTGATGAAGTAGAATGGCTTGCATTCATAAAAAATGCTTAG
- a CDS encoding NADH-ubiquinone oxidoreductase subunit NDUFA12 family protein, which yields MSWIDKFFITFFYTKVGEDEFLNQYYESRNNIDYLGRSRRCVIYKNINESTKIPPSWYSWLHHLVNEIPKNVQLFPWQQNNKITKKLPKTSNLKYNRWQP from the coding sequence ATGTCTTGGATAGATAAGTTTTTTATTACATTTTTTTATACAAAAGTAGGTGAAGATGAATTTTTGAATCAATATTATGAAAGTCGTAATAATATTGATTATTTAGGACGTTCACGGAGGTGTGTTATTTATAAAAATATAAATGAGTCGACAAAAATTCCGCCAAGTTGGTATTCTTGGTTACATCATTTAGTAAATGAGATACCAAAAAATGTTCAACTTTTTCCATGGCAACAAAATAATAAAATAACTAAGAAGCTGCCTAAAACATCAAATCTTAAATATAATAGATGGCAACCATAA
- the rnhA gene encoding ribonuclease HI, with translation MDSKVVIYTDGACSGNPGPGGWGALLHFNDTSKKIFGYELVTTNNRMEMTAALEALRILKKSSVVEIYTDSKYLQHGITVWIHNWIKNNWCKSNNAPVKNADLWQKLYSELSKHTIMWQWVKGHASNSGNIAADKLAVQGRETAMEILKCLG, from the coding sequence ATGGATTCCAAAGTAGTTATATATACTGATGGTGCATGTTCAGGTAATCCAGGTCCAGGAGGATGGGGAGCTTTATTACATTTTAATGATACTAGTAAAAAAATATTTGGATATGAGTTAGTTACGACTAATAATCGTATGGAAATGACTGCAGCACTTGAAGCGTTAAGGATTTTAAAAAAATCTTCTGTCGTTGAGATTTATACCGATAGCAAGTATTTGCAACATGGCATTACTGTTTGGATTCATAATTGGATAAAAAATAATTGGTGTAAAAGCAACAATGCCCCCGTTAAAAATGCTGATTTATGGCAAAAACTATACTCAGAATTGAGTAAACATACTATTATGTGGCAATGGGTCAAAGGTCATGCAAGTAATAGCGGTAATATTGCTGCCGATAAGCTTGCAGTGCAAGGACGAGAAACTGCTATGGAAATTTTAAAATGTCTTGGATAG
- the lpxK gene encoding tetraacyldisaccharide 4'-kinase, whose translation MIKLLYPQFWQERNIIAYLLLPISLIYQFLSYLRASLAYPVILPAQVICVGNCSVGGTGKTQIVIYLAKLLKAKNVPFVIITKAYGSHIKSTTIIQKGHTALEVGDEGIMLARYGTVIAAKYVKDILPLINELKPDVIIVDDFLQNPYLHKDFTIVSVDSQRLFGNRFLIPAGPLRQNPKQVLDAADLIFLVSSNQDQIPNELTPYIDKLINAQIVPSNNIDKNKNYFAFSGIGNPQRFFLTLENYRLNIVGYKIFPDHYNYLQADLENLYSLAKEHNAILITTRKDYVKFNYLNDEIICLDVELSINNPDLLNEKIFKKAKILN comes from the coding sequence ATGATCAAACTTTTATATCCTCAATTTTGGCAGGAGCGAAACATTATAGCTTATTTGCTTTTGCCTATAAGCTTAATATATCAATTTTTAAGCTACTTACGAGCTAGTTTAGCATATCCAGTTATATTACCGGCTCAAGTTATTTGTGTTGGTAATTGTAGTGTAGGAGGCACAGGGAAGACTCAGATAGTAATTTATTTAGCCAAATTACTAAAAGCTAAAAATGTACCTTTTGTTATAATCACTAAGGCTTATGGTAGCCACATTAAAAGTACAACTATAATACAGAAAGGGCATACTGCATTAGAGGTAGGTGACGAGGGTATAATGCTCGCAAGGTATGGAACAGTTATTGCAGCTAAATATGTTAAAGATATTTTACCATTAATTAATGAGCTTAAGCCTGATGTAATAATAGTTGATGATTTTTTACAAAATCCTTATCTTCATAAAGATTTTACTATAGTTTCGGTAGATAGTCAGAGGCTTTTCGGTAATCGATTTCTAATTCCTGCTGGTCCTTTAAGACAAAACCCAAAGCAAGTCCTTGATGCAGCGGATTTAATTTTTTTAGTAAGTAGTAATCAAGATCAAATACCAAATGAACTTACTCCTTATATTGATAAACTAATCAATGCTCAAATAGTGCCTTCAAATAATATAGACAAAAATAAAAATTATTTTGCTTTTAGCGGTATTGGTAACCCGCAGCGTTTCTTTTTAACTTTAGAAAATTATAGATTAAATATAGTAGGATATAAGATTTTTCCTGATCATTATAATTATTTACAAGCAGATTTAGAAAATTTATATTCATTAGCTAAAGAGCATAACGCTATCTTAATTACTACAAGAAAAGATTATGTTAAATTTAATTATTTAAATGATGAGATTATTTGCTTAGATGTCGAATTATCTATCAACAATCCTGATTTATTAAATGAAAAAATTTTTAAAAAAGCTAAGATACTTAATTGA
- a CDS encoding glutamine amidotransferase-related protein, with protein sequence MWWHQILNTYFGGKIGNNSKDHNLYVNIIPNSELSQIIFGKPSMSIEKEKFWASHKQVVKEIGGTNLINGKHDLFKAVAYTSDDIEAVESQFGVPIMGLQFHPEMSMYSNAFTCSEKGRDKKIYLSFQQSVWSFHNKQVLLAEFKNSKHYSKTQHPTEDITEKLINYENNKYNNNIIDIFNETSVEIIGYSNVEILN encoded by the coding sequence TTGTGGTGGCATCAAATTCTTAATACTTATTTTGGTGGCAAGATCGGTAATAACAGTAAAGATCATAATCTATATGTAAATATTATTCCAAATTCTGAACTTTCACAAATAATTTTTGGTAAACCAAGTATGAGCATAGAAAAAGAAAAATTTTGGGCATCTCATAAGCAAGTTGTAAAAGAGATAGGAGGCACTAATCTCATCAACGGTAAGCATGATTTGTTTAAAGCTGTAGCTTATACCAGTGATGATATTGAAGCTGTAGAATCACAATTTGGGGTACCTATTATGGGATTACAATTTCATCCTGAAATGTCTATGTATAGCAATGCATTCACTTGCTCAGAGAAGGGAAGAGATAAGAAAATTTACTTATCATTTCAGCAATCAGTATGGTCCTTCCATAATAAACAAGTTTTACTGGCGGAATTTAAAAATAGTAAACATTATTCTAAAACTCAACACCCAACTGAAGATATCACTGAAAAACTTATTAATTATGAAAATAATAAATATAACAATAATATAATTGATATTTTTAACGAGACTTCAGTTGAGATTATAGGATATTCAAATGTAGAAATTCTCAATTAA
- a CDS encoding SspB family protein: protein MNIEYKKFVNEYMLEFVKKILTKIQHENLYWDQLIYISYRTDNPAVILPSKVKQAYPKQITIVLQYQFENLTVKDNGFSLTVSFDGVKEIIYIPFDSLISFVDSNNNYSLTFNQSLNIPEHQQYEKEISNNKSYKTSLSLNPNVIMLDKFRNSSKPKPS from the coding sequence ATGAATATTGAATATAAAAAATTTGTGAATGAATACATGCTAGAATTTGTGAAAAAAATTCTAACAAAAATTCAGCATGAAAATTTATATTGGGATCAATTAATATACATATCGTACAGGACCGATAACCCTGCTGTAATTTTACCTTCAAAAGTGAAACAGGCATACCCAAAGCAGATCACAATAGTATTGCAATATCAGTTTGAAAATTTAACGGTAAAAGATAATGGTTTTTCTTTAACGGTGAGTTTTGACGGTGTTAAAGAAATAATTTACATACCTTTTGATTCACTTATTAGCTTTGTTGATTCCAATAATAATTATAGCTTAACTTTTAATCAGTCATTAAATATACCAGAACATCAACAATATGAAAAGGAAATAAGTAATAATAAAAGTTATAAGACTTCATTATCTTTAAATCCAAATGTTATAATGTTAGATAAGTTTCGTAACTCTTCTAAACCTAAACCTAGTTAA
- the tgt gene encoding tRNA guanosine(34) transglycosylase Tgt: MSKFSFTIHSHYKKARSGVITTAHGEIRTPAFMPVGTRGAVKAMLTEAVVETGADILLGNTYHLMLQPSAERIAYLGGLHKFMNWDKPILTDSGGFQVMSLSKLCKITEEGVSFRSHINGNKYMLTPEYSTEIQYLLGSTITMALDECTPYPSTFEKAKTSMHLTTRWANRSRDAFVKREGYAQFGIIQGSVYKELREQSVKDLVKCDFEGYAIGGLAVGEGQELMFRVLDYVPDFLPQNKPRYLMGVGKPSDIIGAVSRGIDMFDCVIPTRSGRNGQAFTKYGTVNIRNSKYADDKEPLEHDCKCPACTNYTKAYLHHLVRIREILGPMLMTWHNLTYFQNLMSRIRTYIKLGKDFDFVH, from the coding sequence GTGTCAAAATTTTCGTTTACTATTCATAGTCACTATAAAAAAGCTAGAAGCGGTGTGATTACCACTGCTCATGGTGAAATTCGTACACCAGCTTTTATGCCGGTTGGTACTAGAGGTGCAGTTAAGGCAATGTTGACTGAAGCAGTAGTTGAGACCGGAGCAGATATATTACTCGGCAATACTTATCACTTAATGTTGCAGCCAAGTGCTGAGCGTATAGCATATCTTGGTGGTTTGCATAAATTTATGAATTGGGATAAGCCTATACTAACTGATTCCGGTGGTTTTCAGGTAATGTCCTTATCAAAGTTATGCAAGATAACTGAAGAGGGAGTAAGTTTCAGATCTCATATTAACGGTAATAAATATATGTTAACGCCTGAGTATTCGACTGAAATACAATATCTACTTGGTAGTACAATCACTATGGCTCTTGATGAATGCACTCCTTATCCTTCAACTTTTGAAAAAGCTAAAACTTCTATGCATCTTACGACTAGATGGGCTAATAGATCACGTGATGCTTTTGTTAAGCGCGAAGGTTATGCGCAATTTGGTATTATTCAGGGAAGTGTTTATAAAGAATTGCGTGAACAATCGGTGAAAGATTTAGTAAAATGCGATTTTGAGGGTTATGCTATAGGAGGTCTTGCAGTAGGTGAGGGGCAGGAACTTATGTTTAGAGTTCTTGATTATGTTCCTGATTTTTTGCCGCAAAATAAACCACGTTATTTAATGGGTGTGGGGAAGCCTTCTGATATTATTGGTGCAGTTAGTAGAGGTATAGATATGTTTGACTGTGTAATCCCAACTCGTTCAGGTCGCAATGGTCAGGCTTTTACAAAATATGGTACAGTTAATATACGCAATAGCAAATATGCTGATGATAAAGAGCCACTTGAGCATGATTGTAAATGTCCTGCTTGCACTAATTACACGAAAGCTTATTTGCATCATTTAGTTAGAATCCGTGAGATACTTGGTCCTATGCTAATGACATGGCATAATTTAACATATTTTCAAAATCTTATGAGTCGTATTAGAACATATATTAAACTAGGTAAAGATTTCGATTTTGTACATTAA